A genomic region of Ovis canadensis isolate MfBH-ARS-UI-01 breed Bighorn chromosome 9, ARS-UI_OviCan_v2, whole genome shotgun sequence contains the following coding sequences:
- the FAM83H gene encoding protein FAM83H, whose amino-acid sequence MARRSQSSSQGDNPLAPGYLPPHYKEYYRLAVDALAEGGPEAYSRFLVSEGAPAFLCPEELEHVSRHLRPPQHVAPEPPEGSPPNLDFDGSSGTYWPVNSDQAVPELDLGWPLTFGFQGTEVTTLVQPPPPDSPSIKDEARRMIRSAQQVVAVVMDMFTDVDLLSEVLEAAARRVPVYILLDEMNAQHFLDMADKCRVNLHHVDFLRVRTVAGPTYYCRTGKSFKGHVKEKFLLVDCAVVMSGSYSFMWSFEKIHRSLAHVFQGELVSSFDEEFRILFAQSEPLVPSAGALARMDTYALAPYAGAGPLMGGQMPGAPTPFSFPKRAHLLFPPPREEGLGFPSFLDPDRHFLSAFRREESSRMPGGALEPHTGLRPLSRRLDAEAGPGGELSGPRGFFQARHLEMDAFKRYSYAAADGAGAVENLAAARQVSRQTFLSHGDDLRFQTSHFHRDQLYQQHYQWDPQLAPARPQGLFEKLRAGRPGFPDHDEFALGAGPRFPELGLDGHQRLDYVPSTASREVRHGSDPAFAPGPRGLEPGGVPRPNLGQRFPCQSMTRLGPETAPEPEPERRGGPEGRAGLRHWRLTSYLSGCHSEDAGDEGLPTPMETEAYDDDVLVSGGRATAGDLLPSAFRVPAPFPVKGPAPGSGSGGGDGPEREGPEEAGLAKQDSFRSRLNPLIQRSSRLRSSLIFSASQGESTGGAAGASTEKVQLLHKEQTISEMLGPGNEAVRSAASTKVAELLEKYKGPSRDPGGGGTAVTVASHSKAVVSQAWKEEVSVPGGGGGSERRSLESCLLDLRESFAQQLHQEAERQPGAATLAATQLLDTLGRGSSGTDRLPSRFLSTQDHSTSPQGRDSPPPEGPGGYQSEPKGSPTSAYPELKGSPTPGFPTRRGSPTAGFTEQKGSPTSAYPERRGSPVPPVPERRGSPVPPVPERRGSLTLPFSGESLKPGPTEEAVGGPMEVLRKGSVRLRQLLSPKGERRAEDEGSFPTPQENGQPESPQRPSLGRVDSTEAAAEERGPRARVVSATANALYSSNLRDDTKAILEQISAHGQKHRGVPAPGPTPAHSSPELGHSPAAGVLAPDMSDKDKCSAIFRSDSLGTQGRLSRTLPASLEERDRLLRRMESMRKEKRVYSRFEVFCKKEEPGALGATEGPAEEDARDSKVGKFMPKILGTFKSKK is encoded by the exons ATGGCCCGTCGCTCCCAGAGCTCCTCCCAGGGGGACAACCCACTGGCACCCGGGTACCTGCCACCACACTACAAAGAGTACTACCGCCTGGCCGTGGATGCGCTGGCTGAGGGCGGGCCAGAGGCATACAGCCGCTTCCTTGTGTCTGAGGGGGCGCCTGCCTTCCTGTGCCCCGAGGAGCTGGAGCACGTGAGCCGCCACCTGCGGCCCCCGCAGCATGTTGCCCCCGAGCCCCCCGAAGGCAGCCCCCCCAATTTGGACTTCGATGGCTCCTCTGGTACTTACTGGCCTGTGAACTCCGACCAGGCAGTGCCTGAACTCGACCTGGGCTGGCCCTTGACCTTTGGCTTCCAGGGCACTGAAGTCACCACACTGGTTCAGCCGCCGCCACCTGACAGCCCCAGCATCAAGGATGAGGCTCGAAGGATGATCCGCTCTGCCCAGCAG GTGGTGGCCGTGGTGATGGACATGTTCACCGATGTGGACCTTCTCAGTGAAGTGCTGGAGGCTGCTGCGCGCCGCGTCCCAGTCTACATCCTCCTAGACGAGATGAATGCACAGCACTTCCTGGACATGGCCGACAAGTGCCGGGTCAACCTGCACCACGTGGAC TTCCTGCGCGTGCGCACTGTGGCGGGCCCCACCTACTACTGCCGCACTGGGAAGTCCTTCAAGGGCCACGTAAAGGAGAAGTTCCTCCTGGTGGATTGTGCCGTGGTGATGAGTGGGAGCTACAG CTTTATGTGGTCCTTCGAGAAGATCCACCGGAGTCTGGCGCACGTGTTCCAGGGCGAGCTGGTCTCCAGCTTCGATGAGGAATTCCGCATTCTCTTCGCACAGTCCGAGCCGCTGGTACCCTCGGCTGGGGCGCTGGCCCGCATGGACACCTATGCCCTGGCTCCATACGCAGGGGCTGGGCCACTCATGGGCGGCCAGATGCCCGGGgctcccacccccttctccttccccaaaCGCGCCCACCTCTTGTTCCCACCACCTCGGGAAGAAGGCCTGGGCTTCCCCTCCTTCCTTGACCCCGACCGCCACTTCCTGTCGGCGTTTCGCCGAGAGGAGTCTTCGCGGATGCCCGGGGGCGCCCTGGAGCCGCACACGGGACTGCGGCCGCTCTCACGGCGGCTGGACGCAGAGGCCGGACCAGGGGGGGAGCTCTCGGGCCCGCGGGGCTTCTTTCAGGCGCGGCACCTAGAGATGGACGCCTTCAAGAGGTACAGCTATGCGGCTGCCGACGGTGCGGGCGCAGTGGAGAACCTCGCGGCCGCGCGGCAGGTATCACGGCAGACGTTCCTCAGCCACGGCGATGACCTCCGCTTCCAGACCAGCCATTTCCACCGTGACCAGCTCTACCAGCAGCACTATCAGTGGGACCCGCAGCTCGCGCCAGCGCGCCCGCAAGGCCTGTTCGAGAAGCTGCGGGCTGGCCGCCCTGGCTTCCCAGACCACGACGAATTCGCGCTGGGCGCCGGGCCACGATTTCCGGAGCTCGGCCTGGACGGACACCAGCGGCTGGACTACGTGCCATCCACTGCCTCACGGGAGGTGCGCCATGGCTCGGACCCCGCCTTCGCGCCCGGACCCCGCGGTCTGGAACCCGGCGGGGTCCCTCGGCCCAACCTGGGCCAGCGCTTCCCTTGCCAATCGATGACGAGGCTAGGTCCAGAAACGGCTCCCGAGCCGGAGCCAGAGCGCAGGGGCGGACCCGAGGGGCGGGCCGGACTGCGGCACTGGCGCCTCACCTCCTACCTGAGCGGCTGTCACAGCGAGGACGCTGGCGACGAGGGCCTGCCTACACCCATGGAGACCGAGGCCTATGACGATGACGTGCTGGTTTCTGGGGGCCGGGCGACCGCTGGGGACCTGCTCCCCTCGGCCTTCCGTGTGCCCGCGCCCTTCCCAGTCAAAGGCCCAGCGCCGGGCTCTGGCAGTGGTGGCGGTGATGGACCAGAGCGCGAGGGCCCAGAGGAGGCAGGTCTGGCCAAGCAGGACTCTTTCCGTTCGCGCCTGAACCCGCTGATCCAGCGCAGCTCCCGGCTGCGCTCCTCGCTCATCTTCAGCGCATCGCAGGGCGAGAGCACGGGCGGAGCCGCTGGGGCCTCCACGGAGAAGGTGCAGCTGCTGCACAAGGAGCAGACGATCAGCGAGATGCTGGGGCCCGGCAATGAAGCCGTGCGCTCTGCTGCCTCCACTAAGGTGGCCGAGCTCCTGGAGAAGTACAAGGGCCCCTCTCGAGACCCTGGAGGCGGGGGGACAGCTGTCACAGTCGCGAGCCATAGCAAGGCTGTCGTGTCCCAGGCGTGGAAGGAGGAGGTGTCTGTGCCCGGCGGCGGCGGTGGGAGCGAGCGCCGCAGCCTGGAGAGCTGCCTGCTGGACCTGCGTGAGTCCTTCGCACAGCAGCTGCACCAGGAGGCGGAGCGACAGCCTGGAGCTGCCACTCTCGCTGCAACCCAGCTGCTGGACACGCTGGGCCGGGGCAGCAGTGGCACGGACCGGCTGCCCTCCCGCTTCCTGTCCACCCAGGACCACTCCACCTCCCCGCAAGGGCGGGACAGCCCCCCaccagaggggcctggggggtaCCAGTCTGAGCCAAAAGGGAGCCCCACCTCAGCCTACCCGGAGCTCAAGGGGAGTCCCACTCCTGGGTTTCCCACCCGCAGAGGCAGCCCCACCGCTGGATTTACTGAGCAGAAGGGGAGCCCCACTTCTGCCTATCCTGAGCGCAGGGGTAGCCCGGTGCCTCCTGTTCCAGAGCGCAGGGGCAGCCCTGTGCCCCCTGTGCCTGAGCGCAGGGGCAGCCTcacccttcccttctctggggagtcTCTGAAGCCCGGGCCCACAGAGGAGGCGGTTGGTGGCCCCATGGAGGTCCTGCGCAAAGGCTCTGTGCGACTGCGGCAGCTGCTGAGCCCCAAGGGTGAGCGGCGGGCAGAGGATGAAGGCAGCTTTCCGACGCCGCAGGAGAATGGGCAGCCTGAGAGCCCCCAGCGGCCGTCCCTAGGTCGAGTTGACAGCACCGAGGCGGCTGCAGAGGAGCGGGGCCCGCGGGCGCGTGTGGTTTCAGCCACAGCCAATGCCTTGTACAGCAGCAACCTGCGGGACGACACGAAAGCCATTCTGGAGCAGATCAGCGCCCACGGCCAGAAGCATCGTGGAGTCCCCGCCCCGGGCCCAACCCCGGCCCACAGCAGCCCAGAGCTGGGTCACTCGCCAGCGGCTGGCGTCCTGGCCCCTGACATGTCCGACAAGGACAAGTGCTCAGCCATCTTCCGCTCGGACAGCCTGGGGACCCAAGGCCGGCTGAGCCGCACGCTGCCTGCCAGCTTGGAGGAACGCGACCGGCTCCTGCGCCGCATGGAGAGCATGCGCAAAGAGAAGCGTGTCTACAGCCGCTTTGAGGTCTTCTGCAAAAAGGAGGAGCCGGGGGCTCTCGGGGCCACGGAGGGCCCTGCTGAGGAGGATGCCAGGGACAGCAAGGTGGGCAAGTTCATGCCCAAGATCCTGGGTACATTCAAAAGCAAGAAGTGA
- the MAPK15 gene encoding mitogen-activated protein kinase 15 isoform X1 has translation MCTAEVDRHVAQRYLLKRRLGKGAYGIVWKAVDRRTGEVVAIKKIFDAFKDKTDAQRTFREIMLLQEFGDHPNIVRLLDVIPAENNRDIYLVFESMDTDLNAVICKGTLLKDIHKRYIFYQLLRATKFIHSGRVIHRDQKPSNVLLNASCLVKLCDFGLARPLSGLPEVPEGRALTEYVATRWYRAPEMLLSSSWYTPGVDMWSLGCILGEMLRGRPLFPGTSTLHQLELILEAILPPSKEDLLALSSGCNISVLQHLGSRPRQTLDALLPPDTPPDALDLLSRLLVFAPHKRLSAAQALQHPYVQRFHCPAREWTLGGDVRLPVQEGAQLSAAEYRRRLHQMILERRGHGCFPKETGLGGGSPTPEPEAQLPSDSPALNPGRRPRNNPGHGPVHDAPGGAEDPPKQNSAPLHQPPPPGGSGRGARPGGATSSSWVKPSVREAAPSLISQAAAQVAVRALIRSDRNPGRGANAPGAPRVPPRPPGAARPGRRMFGASAAQGTQGAARAALGGYSQAYGTVCLSALGCLPLLPGPRA, from the exons ATGTGCACCGCAGAGGTGGACCGTCACGTCGCCCAGCGATACCTGCTCAAGCGGCGGCTCGGAAAGGGG GCCTATGGCATTGTGTGGAAGGCAGTGGATCGGAGGACTGGCGAGGTCGTGGCCATCAAGAAAATCTTTGATGCCTTCAAGGATAAGACAGATGCCCAG CGGACGTTCCGGGAAATCATGCTTCTCCAG GAATTTGGGGACCATCCCAACATCGTCCGCCTCCTGGATGTGATCCCGGCAGAGAACAACAGGGACATTTACCTGGTGTTTGAGTCTATGG ACACCGACCTGAATGCCGTCATCTGCAAAGGCACGCTGCTGAAGGACATCCACAAGCGCTACATCTTCTACCAGCTGCTGCGGGCCACCAAGTTCATTCACTCAGGGCGGGTCATCCACCGGGACCAGAAG CCATCCAATGTTCTCCTGAACGCCAGCTGTTTGGTGAAGCTCTGTGACTTTGGCCTGGCTCGCCCCCTCAGCGGCCTCCCTGAGGTGCCCGAGGGCCGTGCCCTGACGGAGTATGTGGCCACGAGATGGTACCGGGCTCCAGAGATGTTGCTGTCTTCCAGCTG GTACACCCCCGGGGTGGACATGTGGAGTCTGGGCTGCATTCTGGGGGAGATGCTGCGGGGGCGGCCCTTGTTCCCTGGCACGTCCACCCTCCACCAGCTGGAGCTCATCCTGGAGGCCATCCTGCCACCATCCAAGGAGG ACCTCCTGGCGCTCAGCTCTGGTTGCAACATCTCAGTTCTGCAGCACCTGGGGTCCCG GCCCAGGCAGACACTAGATGCTCTCCTGCCCCCCGACACTCCTCCAGATGCCCTGGACCTCCTCTCGAGACTCCTGGTGTTTGCCCCCCACAAGCGGCTCAGCGCAGCCCAGGCCCTGCAACACCCCTACGTGCAGAG GTTCCACTGCCCGGCCCGTGAGTGGACACTGGGCGGGGACGTGCGGCTCCCGGTGCAGGAAGGAGCCCAGCTCTCAGCCGCCGAGTATCGCCGCCGCCTCCATCAG ATGATCTTGGAGCGCAGGGGCCACGGCTGCTTCCCGAAGGAGACGGGTCTGGGGGGCGGCTCCCCGACCCCCGAGCCGGAGGCCCAGCTGCCCTCGGACTCGCCCGCGTTGAACCCCGGACGCCGGCCTCGGAATAACCCCGGCCACGGCCCCGTGCACG ACGCCCCCGGCGGAGCCGAGGACCCTCCCAAGCAGAACTCAGCCCCCCTGCACCAGCCTCCGCCCCCAGGAGGTTCTGGGAGAGGGGCGAGGCCCGGCGGGGCGACGTCATCCTCGTGG GTGAAGCCCAGCGTGAGGGAGGCCGCACCCTCCTTGATCTCGCAGGCCGCCGCCCAGGTGGCCGTCCGGGCCCTGATCCGGAGTGACCGGAACCCAGGCCGCGGTGCGAACGCGCCCGGCGCGCCACGG GTTCCTCCTAGACCTCCCGGAGCTGCCCGGCCCGGTCGGAGGATGTTCGGGGCCTCGGCCGCGCAGGGGACCCAGGGGGCCGCGCGGGCCGCGCTGGGGGGCTACTCCCAAGCCTACGGGACCGTCTGCCTCTCGGCGCTGGgctgcctgcccctcctcccaggaCCTCGCGCCTGA
- the MAPK15 gene encoding mitogen-activated protein kinase 15 isoform X2, which produces MCTAEVDRHVAQRYLLKRRLGKGAYGIVWKAVDRRTGEVVAIKKIFDAFKDKTDAQRTFREIMLLQEFGDHPNIVRLLDVIPAENNRDIYLVFESMGTLLKDIHKRYIFYQLLRATKFIHSGRVIHRDQKPSNVLLNASCLVKLCDFGLARPLSGLPEVPEGRALTEYVATRWYRAPEMLLSSSWYTPGVDMWSLGCILGEMLRGRPLFPGTSTLHQLELILEAILPPSKEDLLALSSGCNISVLQHLGSRPRQTLDALLPPDTPPDALDLLSRLLVFAPHKRLSAAQALQHPYVQRFHCPAREWTLGGDVRLPVQEGAQLSAAEYRRRLHQMILERRGHGCFPKETGLGGGSPTPEPEAQLPSDSPALNPGRRPRNNPGHGPVHDAPGGAEDPPKQNSAPLHQPPPPGGSGRGARPGGATSSSWVKPSVREAAPSLISQAAAQVAVRALIRSDRNPGRGANAPGAPRVPPRPPGAARPGRRMFGASAAQGTQGAARAALGGYSQAYGTVCLSALGCLPLLPGPRA; this is translated from the exons ATGTGCACCGCAGAGGTGGACCGTCACGTCGCCCAGCGATACCTGCTCAAGCGGCGGCTCGGAAAGGGG GCCTATGGCATTGTGTGGAAGGCAGTGGATCGGAGGACTGGCGAGGTCGTGGCCATCAAGAAAATCTTTGATGCCTTCAAGGATAAGACAGATGCCCAG CGGACGTTCCGGGAAATCATGCTTCTCCAG GAATTTGGGGACCATCCCAACATCGTCCGCCTCCTGGATGTGATCCCGGCAGAGAACAACAGGGACATTTACCTGGTGTTTGAGTCTATGG GCACGCTGCTGAAGGACATCCACAAGCGCTACATCTTCTACCAGCTGCTGCGGGCCACCAAGTTCATTCACTCAGGGCGGGTCATCCACCGGGACCAGAAG CCATCCAATGTTCTCCTGAACGCCAGCTGTTTGGTGAAGCTCTGTGACTTTGGCCTGGCTCGCCCCCTCAGCGGCCTCCCTGAGGTGCCCGAGGGCCGTGCCCTGACGGAGTATGTGGCCACGAGATGGTACCGGGCTCCAGAGATGTTGCTGTCTTCCAGCTG GTACACCCCCGGGGTGGACATGTGGAGTCTGGGCTGCATTCTGGGGGAGATGCTGCGGGGGCGGCCCTTGTTCCCTGGCACGTCCACCCTCCACCAGCTGGAGCTCATCCTGGAGGCCATCCTGCCACCATCCAAGGAGG ACCTCCTGGCGCTCAGCTCTGGTTGCAACATCTCAGTTCTGCAGCACCTGGGGTCCCG GCCCAGGCAGACACTAGATGCTCTCCTGCCCCCCGACACTCCTCCAGATGCCCTGGACCTCCTCTCGAGACTCCTGGTGTTTGCCCCCCACAAGCGGCTCAGCGCAGCCCAGGCCCTGCAACACCCCTACGTGCAGAG GTTCCACTGCCCGGCCCGTGAGTGGACACTGGGCGGGGACGTGCGGCTCCCGGTGCAGGAAGGAGCCCAGCTCTCAGCCGCCGAGTATCGCCGCCGCCTCCATCAG ATGATCTTGGAGCGCAGGGGCCACGGCTGCTTCCCGAAGGAGACGGGTCTGGGGGGCGGCTCCCCGACCCCCGAGCCGGAGGCCCAGCTGCCCTCGGACTCGCCCGCGTTGAACCCCGGACGCCGGCCTCGGAATAACCCCGGCCACGGCCCCGTGCACG ACGCCCCCGGCGGAGCCGAGGACCCTCCCAAGCAGAACTCAGCCCCCCTGCACCAGCCTCCGCCCCCAGGAGGTTCTGGGAGAGGGGCGAGGCCCGGCGGGGCGACGTCATCCTCGTGG GTGAAGCCCAGCGTGAGGGAGGCCGCACCCTCCTTGATCTCGCAGGCCGCCGCCCAGGTGGCCGTCCGGGCCCTGATCCGGAGTGACCGGAACCCAGGCCGCGGTGCGAACGCGCCCGGCGCGCCACGG GTTCCTCCTAGACCTCCCGGAGCTGCCCGGCCCGGTCGGAGGATGTTCGGGGCCTCGGCCGCGCAGGGGACCCAGGGGGCCGCGCGGGCCGCGCTGGGGGGCTACTCCCAAGCCTACGGGACCGTCTGCCTCTCGGCGCTGGgctgcctgcccctcctcccaggaCCTCGCGCCTGA
- the MAPK15 gene encoding mitogen-activated protein kinase 15 isoform X4, protein MLLQEFGDHPNIVRLLDVIPAENNRDIYLVFESMDTDLNAVICKGTLLKDIHKRYIFYQLLRATKFIHSGRVIHRDQKPSNVLLNASCLVKLCDFGLARPLSGLPEVPEGRALTEYVATRWYRAPEMLLSSSWYTPGVDMWSLGCILGEMLRGRPLFPGTSTLHQLELILEAILPPSKEDLLALSSGCNISVLQHLGSRPRQTLDALLPPDTPPDALDLLSRLLVFAPHKRLSAAQALQHPYVQRFHCPAREWTLGGDVRLPVQEGAQLSAAEYRRRLHQMILERRGHGCFPKETGLGGGSPTPEPEAQLPSDSPALNPGRRPRNNPGHGPVHDAPGGAEDPPKQNSAPLHQPPPPGGSGRGARPGGATSSSWVKPSVREAAPSLISQAAAQVAVRALIRSDRNPGRGANAPGAPRVPPRPPGAARPGRRMFGASAAQGTQGAARAALGGYSQAYGTVCLSALGCLPLLPGPRA, encoded by the exons ATGCTTCTCCAG GAATTTGGGGACCATCCCAACATCGTCCGCCTCCTGGATGTGATCCCGGCAGAGAACAACAGGGACATTTACCTGGTGTTTGAGTCTATGG ACACCGACCTGAATGCCGTCATCTGCAAAGGCACGCTGCTGAAGGACATCCACAAGCGCTACATCTTCTACCAGCTGCTGCGGGCCACCAAGTTCATTCACTCAGGGCGGGTCATCCACCGGGACCAGAAG CCATCCAATGTTCTCCTGAACGCCAGCTGTTTGGTGAAGCTCTGTGACTTTGGCCTGGCTCGCCCCCTCAGCGGCCTCCCTGAGGTGCCCGAGGGCCGTGCCCTGACGGAGTATGTGGCCACGAGATGGTACCGGGCTCCAGAGATGTTGCTGTCTTCCAGCTG GTACACCCCCGGGGTGGACATGTGGAGTCTGGGCTGCATTCTGGGGGAGATGCTGCGGGGGCGGCCCTTGTTCCCTGGCACGTCCACCCTCCACCAGCTGGAGCTCATCCTGGAGGCCATCCTGCCACCATCCAAGGAGG ACCTCCTGGCGCTCAGCTCTGGTTGCAACATCTCAGTTCTGCAGCACCTGGGGTCCCG GCCCAGGCAGACACTAGATGCTCTCCTGCCCCCCGACACTCCTCCAGATGCCCTGGACCTCCTCTCGAGACTCCTGGTGTTTGCCCCCCACAAGCGGCTCAGCGCAGCCCAGGCCCTGCAACACCCCTACGTGCAGAG GTTCCACTGCCCGGCCCGTGAGTGGACACTGGGCGGGGACGTGCGGCTCCCGGTGCAGGAAGGAGCCCAGCTCTCAGCCGCCGAGTATCGCCGCCGCCTCCATCAG ATGATCTTGGAGCGCAGGGGCCACGGCTGCTTCCCGAAGGAGACGGGTCTGGGGGGCGGCTCCCCGACCCCCGAGCCGGAGGCCCAGCTGCCCTCGGACTCGCCCGCGTTGAACCCCGGACGCCGGCCTCGGAATAACCCCGGCCACGGCCCCGTGCACG ACGCCCCCGGCGGAGCCGAGGACCCTCCCAAGCAGAACTCAGCCCCCCTGCACCAGCCTCCGCCCCCAGGAGGTTCTGGGAGAGGGGCGAGGCCCGGCGGGGCGACGTCATCCTCGTGG GTGAAGCCCAGCGTGAGGGAGGCCGCACCCTCCTTGATCTCGCAGGCCGCCGCCCAGGTGGCCGTCCGGGCCCTGATCCGGAGTGACCGGAACCCAGGCCGCGGTGCGAACGCGCCCGGCGCGCCACGG GTTCCTCCTAGACCTCCCGGAGCTGCCCGGCCCGGTCGGAGGATGTTCGGGGCCTCGGCCGCGCAGGGGACCCAGGGGGCCGCGCGGGCCGCGCTGGGGGGCTACTCCCAAGCCTACGGGACCGTCTGCCTCTCGGCGCTGGgctgcctgcccctcctcccaggaCCTCGCGCCTGA
- the MAPK15 gene encoding mitogen-activated protein kinase 15 isoform X3 — MCTAEVDRHVAQRYLLKRRLGKGAYGIVWKAVDRRTGEVVAIKKIFDAFKDKTDAQRTFREIMLLQEFGDHPNIVRLLDVIPAENNRDIYLVFESMDTDLNAVICKGTLLKDIHKRYIFYQLLRATKFIHSGRVIHRDQKPSNVLLNASCLVKLCDFGLARPLSGLPEVPEGRALTEYVATRWYRAPEMLLSSSWYTPGVDMWSLGCILGEMLRGRPLFPGTSTLHQLELILEAILPPSKEDLLALSSGCNISVLQHLGSRPRQTLDALLPPDTPPDALDLLSRLLVFAPHKRLSAAQALQHPYVQRFHCPAREWTLGGDVRLPVQEGAQLSAAEYRRRLHQMILERRGHGCFPKETGLGGGSPTPEPEAQLPSDSPALNPGRRPRNNPGHGPVHDAPGGAEDPPKQNSAPLHQPPPPGGSGRGARPGGATSSSWVKPSVREAAPSLISQAAAQVAVRALIRSDRNPGRGANAPGAPRVSPRATGSS; from the exons ATGTGCACCGCAGAGGTGGACCGTCACGTCGCCCAGCGATACCTGCTCAAGCGGCGGCTCGGAAAGGGG GCCTATGGCATTGTGTGGAAGGCAGTGGATCGGAGGACTGGCGAGGTCGTGGCCATCAAGAAAATCTTTGATGCCTTCAAGGATAAGACAGATGCCCAG CGGACGTTCCGGGAAATCATGCTTCTCCAG GAATTTGGGGACCATCCCAACATCGTCCGCCTCCTGGATGTGATCCCGGCAGAGAACAACAGGGACATTTACCTGGTGTTTGAGTCTATGG ACACCGACCTGAATGCCGTCATCTGCAAAGGCACGCTGCTGAAGGACATCCACAAGCGCTACATCTTCTACCAGCTGCTGCGGGCCACCAAGTTCATTCACTCAGGGCGGGTCATCCACCGGGACCAGAAG CCATCCAATGTTCTCCTGAACGCCAGCTGTTTGGTGAAGCTCTGTGACTTTGGCCTGGCTCGCCCCCTCAGCGGCCTCCCTGAGGTGCCCGAGGGCCGTGCCCTGACGGAGTATGTGGCCACGAGATGGTACCGGGCTCCAGAGATGTTGCTGTCTTCCAGCTG GTACACCCCCGGGGTGGACATGTGGAGTCTGGGCTGCATTCTGGGGGAGATGCTGCGGGGGCGGCCCTTGTTCCCTGGCACGTCCACCCTCCACCAGCTGGAGCTCATCCTGGAGGCCATCCTGCCACCATCCAAGGAGG ACCTCCTGGCGCTCAGCTCTGGTTGCAACATCTCAGTTCTGCAGCACCTGGGGTCCCG GCCCAGGCAGACACTAGATGCTCTCCTGCCCCCCGACACTCCTCCAGATGCCCTGGACCTCCTCTCGAGACTCCTGGTGTTTGCCCCCCACAAGCGGCTCAGCGCAGCCCAGGCCCTGCAACACCCCTACGTGCAGAG GTTCCACTGCCCGGCCCGTGAGTGGACACTGGGCGGGGACGTGCGGCTCCCGGTGCAGGAAGGAGCCCAGCTCTCAGCCGCCGAGTATCGCCGCCGCCTCCATCAG ATGATCTTGGAGCGCAGGGGCCACGGCTGCTTCCCGAAGGAGACGGGTCTGGGGGGCGGCTCCCCGACCCCCGAGCCGGAGGCCCAGCTGCCCTCGGACTCGCCCGCGTTGAACCCCGGACGCCGGCCTCGGAATAACCCCGGCCACGGCCCCGTGCACG ACGCCCCCGGCGGAGCCGAGGACCCTCCCAAGCAGAACTCAGCCCCCCTGCACCAGCCTCCGCCCCCAGGAGGTTCTGGGAGAGGGGCGAGGCCCGGCGGGGCGACGTCATCCTCGTGG GTGAAGCCCAGCGTGAGGGAGGCCGCACCCTCCTTGATCTCGCAGGCCGCCGCCCAGGTGGCCGTCCGGGCCCTGATCCGGAGTGACCGGAACCCAGGCCGCGGTGCGAACGCGCCCGGCGCGCCACGGGTGAGCCCGCGCGCCACGG GTTCCTCCTAG